The Hypomesus transpacificus isolate Combined female chromosome 2, fHypTra1, whole genome shotgun sequence genome window below encodes:
- the cpvl gene encoding probable serine carboxypeptidase CPVL, giving the protein MMKKTLRFLLLLTVLESTQSRGCSSFFCRKSHRVSEHKGADPGSPLFLTPYIEKGNIDEARKLSLVGPLPGANVKSYAGYLTVNKKYNSNLYFWFFPAQETPETAPVLLWLQGGPGGTSMFGLFVEHGPYMVHKNLTVGFRDYPWTSRYSVVYIDNPVGTGFSFTDDDRGFAQNQDDVGRDLYSALTQFFQIFPEYQSNEFYATGESYAGKYVPAIGYYIHKNNPSAKVKINFQGVAIGDGLCDPELMLGGYADFLYQTGMVDELQREYVIQQTDNGVQFIQQQKWVEAFEVFDSLLNGDVQPYPSFFQNATGCTNYFNYMQCQEPEDQGYFSQFVTLPAVRRSIHVGNLTFHDGSLVEKHLLEDVMKSIKPWLGVLMDNYRVLIYSGQLDVIVAAPLTERFLPTVNWTGAEEYKRAPRFHWKIQPIDTEVAGYVRQVGEFYQVIIRGGGHILPYDQPERSFDMIDRFLSTQGWF; this is encoded by the exons ATGATGAAGAAAACGCTGAGGTTTCTCCTGCTGCTGACTGTCCTGGAGTCAACGCAGTCAAGGGGTTGCTCGAGTTTTTTCTGCCGAAAATCTCACCGTGTCAGCGAACACAAAGGAGCCGACCCTGGATCGCCGCTCTTTCTCACCCCATACATTGAAAAGGGAAACATCGACGAGG CCAGGAAGTTGAGTCTTGTGGGACCTCTGCCTGGAGCCAATGTCAAGAGTTATGCTGGATACCTCACTGTCAACAAGAAATACAACAGCAACCTCTACTTCTGGTTCTTCCCAGCACAG GAAACACCAGAAACGGCCCCAGTCCTTCTATGGCTACAAGGAGGTCCAGGGGGCACTTCAATGTTTGGCCTCTTTGTTGAACATGGACCTTACATGGTTCATAAGAACCTTACAG TGGGCTTCAGAGACTATCCGTGGACATCTAGATACTCGGTTGTGTACATTGACAATCCA GTAGGGACAGGCTTTAGCTTCACGGACGATGACAGGGGCTTTGCTCAGAACCAGGATGACGTCGGCAGAGATCTCTACAG cgCATTGACCCAGTTCTTCCAGATCTTTCCAGAGTATCAGTCCAATGAGTTCTATGCCACTGGAGAG TCCTATGCAGGAAAGTATGTTCCAGCCATTGGTTACTACATCCATAAGAACAATCCCTCAGCTAAGGTGAAGATCAACTTTCAAGGTGTGGCTATCGGCGATGGCCTGTGCGATCCTGAGCTA ATGCTGGGCGGCTACGCAGACTTCCTGTACCAGACAGGCATGGTGGACGAGCTGCAGAGGGAGTACGTCATCCAGCAAACAGACAACGGGGTGCAGTTCATCCAGCAGCAGAAATGGGTCGAAGCCTTCGAG GTCTTTGACAGCTTGCTGAACGGAGATGTGCAACCTTACCCCTCCTTCTTCCAGAATGCCACGGGCTGCACCAACTATTTTAACTACATGCAGTGCCAG GAGCCGGAAGACCAGGGGTATTTCTCCCAGTTTGTGACGCTGCCCGCCGTGCGCCGTTCGATCCACGTGGGGAACTTGACGTTCCACGACGGCTCCCTGGTGGAGAAACACCTGCTGGAGGACGTCATGAAAAGCATCAAACCCTGGCTGGGCGTGCTCATGGACAACTACAgg GTGCTGATCTACAGCGGGCAGCTGGACGTGATCGTGGCGGCCCCCCTGACGGAGCGCTTCCTGCCCACGGTGAACTGGACGGGCGCCGAGGAGTACAAGAGAGCTCCACGTTTCCACTGGAAGATCCAGCCCATCGACACGGAAGTAGCGGGCTACGTCCGCCAAGTGGGAGAGTTCTACCAG GTGATCATACGCGGGGGAGGACACATACTGCCGTACGACCAACCGGAGAGGTCGTTTGACATGATTGACAGGTTCCTCTCGACGCAGGGCTGGTTCTGA